One Glutamicibacter halophytocola DNA segment encodes these proteins:
- a CDS encoding ABC transporter permease, translating into MSPLATVLRRVVGLGAAVLLSSFAVFLVPFVSPGDPVRSLLRARMDFGEADEATVQAYAEQFGLHDPMLVQFGRWLGRFFTGDMGLSHISGTPVADQVLPAIGVTLSLAGSALLAAILVSILLGVISATRAGLWPDKLITSITHALIAIPEYALAPLLVLLFAVRWALLPSAGYVSPASLVLPVFILALRPISFFTVAVRSGVRQALDSEHVLAARARGLSRTQALARHVVPHGLLPLWTMVGVWFAGLLGGSVIVEVIFAIPGMGRLIFDAITDADIPVAQGGVVVVVTCAVLVTGIIDLIHKLSDPNVRIGVRHG; encoded by the coding sequence GTGTCACCACTAGCCACCGTGCTGCGCCGGGTCGTTGGACTCGGCGCAGCAGTTCTGCTTTCCTCCTTCGCGGTCTTCCTTGTCCCCTTCGTCTCTCCCGGGGACCCCGTGCGGTCCTTGCTGCGCGCAAGAATGGATTTTGGCGAAGCTGATGAGGCGACGGTCCAGGCCTACGCTGAGCAATTTGGCCTGCACGACCCGATGCTGGTGCAGTTCGGGCGGTGGCTGGGACGATTCTTCACTGGCGACATGGGCCTGTCCCATATCAGCGGCACCCCGGTAGCAGACCAGGTATTGCCGGCCATCGGCGTCACCCTGTCGCTGGCGGGCAGCGCCTTGCTGGCAGCCATCCTTGTATCGATTCTTTTGGGCGTCATTTCAGCCACCCGAGCCGGACTATGGCCCGACAAGCTGATCACCTCGATCACCCATGCGCTCATCGCCATTCCCGAATATGCGTTGGCCCCGTTGCTGGTCCTGCTCTTTGCCGTTCGCTGGGCCTTGCTGCCTTCGGCCGGCTATGTCTCCCCCGCTTCCCTGGTGCTCCCGGTCTTCATCTTGGCCTTGCGCCCCATCAGCTTCTTCACCGTTGCGGTGCGCTCCGGAGTGCGCCAGGCCTTGGACTCCGAACACGTGCTCGCAGCGCGCGCCCGCGGCTTGAGCCGCACCCAGGCATTGGCTCGCCACGTCGTTCCCCATGGCTTGCTGCCGCTGTGGACCATGGTGGGTGTGTGGTTTGCCGGGTTGCTGGGCGGCTCAGTCATTGTCGAGGTCATCTTTGCCATTCCTGGCATGGGCCGGCTGATTTTTGATGCCATTACCGACGCGGATATCCCTGTAGCCCAAGGTGGCGTGGTGGTTGTGGTGACCTGCGCGGTGCTGGTCACCGGAATCATTGACCTGATCCACAAGCTCAGCGACCCCAACGTGAGAATCGGAGTTCGACATGGCTAA
- a CDS encoding ABC transporter substrate-binding protein → MNLGRLSAAAGFAALALVLTSCSSTATPAPDAAADSEARVVVANFRAPVSNWALESDDAYVLSIAGCLETLTKYDQTEKKVEPMLATSWKQTSDTVWDFELRKNVKFQDGTAFDAKAVAASLNHVLEATAPARAVNPKTIKKVEAVDADTVRVTTPAADPLLPYRMASVNAGVLSPAAYTDQGIDPMNHCTGPFAPVSEKAGQSLTLDRNENYWDGEVKLAGGEIRYITEGATRATQVQTGEADISMSIPATSLATLEADNKVSVLKADSPRTSTLYLNNSRAPFDNADLRKAATMALDLPAMAASIYEGAAQPATGPFAPSEPWANPDLAVPQVNIEEAKKLVEASGYKQDKPLDIIAITERAEFAGVGAIIQEQFKQIGLKANVVTKSYGAVEPDVLAGKYDMILSQRNRMIDIADPIGFLQADYTCEGGYNLSHYCNKDYDKLVGQAQVEKDQDKRNDLYRQAGDILAKDAVNVWLVNEQAIDGVGSKVQGYVQDPLTRYVMTKDLAKTK, encoded by the coding sequence ATGAACCTTGGACGACTGAGCGCAGCCGCAGGATTTGCGGCCCTTGCCCTCGTACTGACATCTTGCAGCTCCACCGCTACCCCCGCCCCGGACGCAGCAGCAGACTCGGAGGCCCGGGTAGTCGTAGCAAACTTCCGCGCCCCGGTGTCCAACTGGGCCCTGGAAAGCGATGATGCCTATGTGCTCTCTATCGCCGGTTGCCTGGAAACCCTGACAAAGTATGACCAAACCGAGAAGAAGGTCGAGCCGATGCTCGCCACTTCTTGGAAGCAGACCTCGGATACCGTGTGGGACTTCGAGCTGCGCAAGAACGTGAAGTTCCAGGATGGCACCGCATTTGATGCCAAAGCTGTAGCCGCGTCGCTGAATCACGTCCTTGAAGCCACTGCGCCGGCACGTGCAGTGAACCCCAAGACCATCAAGAAGGTCGAGGCCGTTGATGCCGACACCGTGCGCGTCACCACCCCGGCCGCGGATCCGCTGCTCCCATACCGGATGGCGAGCGTGAACGCTGGCGTGCTCTCCCCTGCCGCGTACACCGATCAGGGCATCGACCCGATGAACCACTGCACCGGGCCCTTTGCCCCGGTCTCGGAAAAGGCCGGGCAGTCCCTGACCTTGGACCGCAATGAGAATTACTGGGATGGAGAGGTGAAGCTGGCCGGCGGCGAAATCCGCTACATCACCGAGGGCGCCACCCGCGCCACCCAGGTGCAGACCGGCGAGGCGGACATTTCCATGTCCATCCCGGCCACCAGCCTGGCCACACTGGAAGCCGACAACAAGGTCAGCGTGCTCAAGGCCGACTCGCCTCGCACCTCGACCCTGTACCTGAACAACTCGCGCGCTCCTTTCGACAACGCGGACCTGCGCAAGGCAGCCACCATGGCCTTGGATCTGCCAGCCATGGCCGCCAGCATCTATGAAGGCGCCGCCCAGCCTGCCACCGGTCCCTTTGCGCCAAGCGAGCCGTGGGCCAACCCGGATCTGGCCGTGCCCCAGGTGAATATCGAGGAAGCCAAGAAGCTGGTAGAAGCCTCCGGCTACAAGCAGGACAAGCCGCTGGACATCATCGCGATCACCGAGCGCGCCGAATTCGCTGGCGTGGGTGCCATCATCCAGGAGCAATTCAAGCAGATCGGCTTGAAGGCCAACGTCGTCACCAAGTCCTACGGCGCGGTGGAGCCAGATGTGCTGGCCGGCAAGTACGACATGATCCTCAGCCAGCGCAACCGGATGATCGACATCGCTGATCCCATCGGCTTCCTGCAGGCCGACTACACCTGCGAGGGCGGATACAATCTGAGCCACTACTGCAACAAGGACTACGACAAGCTGGTGGGCCAGGCGCAGGTTGAGAAGGACCAGGACAAGCGCAATGATCTCTACCGCCAGGCCGGAGACATCCTTGCCAAGGATGCCGTGAATGTTTGGCTGGTCAATGAGCAGGCCATCGACGGCGTGGGCTCCAAGGTCCAGGGCTATGTCCAGGACCCGCTGACCCGTTATGTGATGACCAAGGACCTGGCGAAAACCAAATAG
- a CDS encoding ABC transporter permease translates to MAKRSASRILLSAPAFILLAVVIVTIAAPLISPYDPDAQSLADRLQGPNMVHLLGTDALGRDTLSRVLHGGQFSLSVALITTLFSLLVGTILGLLSALRGGWLDEIFLRVNDLLLALPEIVIALLIIAVTGPGFFTMVLSVGVVAWTPTARLVRSMAAQVLSTHHVEASKHVGASRWFILRHHVLPFVAGPVLAQAALRFGLLLVLLGSLSYLGIGVQPPQSDWGSMLAEAQPHAIRSPWGLIAPGAAIFLVSFCVTLLGNRITHVLGGDDVLDSEPKAEIHG, encoded by the coding sequence ATGGCTAAGAGATCCGCTTCAAGGATTCTTCTCTCCGCTCCTGCGTTCATCTTGCTGGCGGTGGTCATCGTGACCATTGCAGCCCCCTTGATCTCTCCCTATGATCCTGACGCGCAGTCCCTTGCAGACCGTTTGCAAGGACCCAACATGGTTCACCTGCTGGGCACCGACGCCCTGGGCCGCGACACCTTGAGCCGCGTACTGCACGGCGGACAGTTCTCGCTGTCCGTCGCTTTGATCACCACGCTGTTCTCGCTGCTGGTTGGCACCATCTTGGGCTTGCTCAGTGCGTTGCGTGGCGGATGGCTAGACGAGATTTTCTTGCGCGTCAACGACTTGCTGTTGGCCTTGCCCGAAATTGTCATTGCCCTGCTGATCATCGCGGTCACGGGTCCCGGCTTCTTCACCATGGTGCTCTCGGTGGGCGTGGTCGCATGGACCCCCACCGCACGCTTGGTGCGGTCCATGGCGGCCCAGGTTCTCTCCACCCACCACGTGGAAGCATCCAAGCACGTCGGGGCTTCGCGCTGGTTCATCTTGCGCCACCACGTCCTGCCCTTTGTGGCCGGTCCGGTGCTGGCCCAGGCTGCCCTGCGTTTTGGATTGCTGCTGGTCTTGCTCGGCTCGCTGTCCTACCTCGGCATCGGCGTCCAGCCGCCGCAGTCCGACTGGGGATCCATGCTGGCCGAGGCCCAGCCCCATGCCATCCGTTCCCCGTGGGGCCTGATCGCTCCGGGAGCCGCCATCTTCCTGGTCAGCTTCTGCGTGACACTTTTGGGGAACCGCATTACCCATGTATTGGGTGGAGACGACGTTCTGGATAGCGAGCCCAAGGCGGAAATCCATGGCTAA
- a CDS encoding ABC transporter ATP-binding protein → MAKELEFIDLSVSSGQKLLLSKARGALRSGELVAVVGRSGSGKTLLTKAIMGLLPEQLQAEGQVLLDGQRLDQLGDKAMDQVRGRRISMLFQQPKRVMNPRMTIRAHLLEAMGAHGWGKARQHEPRVLALLEEVGLFPAAQVAGKRPDQLSGGMAQRAMLAIALAADPEFILADEPTSSLDSILKAEVLQLLRRKQQERGVGVLFITHDIASIQHIADRVVVVSDGQIVDQCPTAQIFSKDRHAKTRELVEAALPAPREPRTETSGCLLEAVEASKNYTRRAKGQAALKPTSLCLHGGQVLGVVGRSGSGKSTFARLLAGLEQPTTGRIITEHNGDAATRVQVIAQEPYSSFDPKLAIRTSMSAAVHRLPVEQARERMTQAMSQVGLPEGLLERRPGQCSGGQLQRLAIARALLTNPQVLICDESTSALDSVAQRHILDLLLELRDKMGLSLVVISHDMDVIRYASDDVAVFYEGELVEHRPLNDFLTYAEHQHSKDLVAALDITAAATAAG, encoded by the coding sequence ATGGCTAAAGAACTTGAATTCATTGACCTGTCGGTCAGTTCCGGGCAGAAGCTTTTGCTCTCCAAGGCGCGTGGCGCACTGCGTTCTGGCGAATTGGTGGCGGTAGTTGGCCGTTCCGGCTCAGGCAAGACACTGCTGACCAAAGCGATCATGGGCCTGTTGCCGGAACAGCTGCAAGCCGAGGGGCAGGTCTTGCTCGATGGCCAGCGCCTGGACCAGCTCGGCGACAAGGCCATGGACCAGGTCCGCGGCCGGCGCATCAGCATGCTCTTCCAGCAGCCCAAACGGGTCATGAACCCCCGCATGACCATTCGCGCCCACCTGCTCGAAGCCATGGGCGCCCACGGCTGGGGCAAGGCACGGCAGCATGAACCGCGGGTACTCGCATTGCTCGAAGAAGTGGGCCTCTTCCCGGCCGCCCAGGTTGCCGGCAAGCGTCCGGATCAGCTGTCCGGCGGCATGGCGCAGCGGGCCATGCTGGCTATCGCATTGGCCGCTGACCCCGAATTCATCCTGGCCGATGAACCAACTTCCTCGCTGGACTCGATTCTCAAGGCCGAGGTCTTGCAGCTCTTGCGTCGCAAGCAGCAAGAACGCGGGGTTGGCGTCTTGTTCATTACCCATGACATCGCCAGCATCCAGCACATTGCCGATCGCGTGGTGGTGGTCAGTGATGGGCAGATCGTGGACCAGTGCCCCACGGCGCAGATTTTCTCCAAGGACCGCCATGCCAAAACCCGCGAGCTGGTTGAAGCGGCGCTTCCGGCACCGCGAGAACCACGCACCGAAACTTCCGGCTGCCTCTTGGAAGCGGTGGAGGCGAGCAAGAACTACACTCGCCGGGCCAAGGGACAAGCCGCACTGAAGCCAACCAGCTTGTGCCTGCACGGTGGCCAGGTGCTAGGTGTTGTGGGCCGTTCTGGTTCTGGCAAGAGCACCTTTGCCCGACTGCTGGCCGGGTTGGAACAGCCAACCACCGGGCGCATCATCACCGAGCACAACGGTGACGCTGCCACACGCGTTCAGGTGATTGCCCAGGAACCCTATTCGTCCTTTGACCCCAAGCTAGCCATCCGCACCAGCATGAGCGCAGCGGTGCACCGGCTACCCGTCGAGCAGGCCAGGGAGCGCATGACTCAGGCCATGTCCCAAGTGGGATTGCCCGAAGGATTGCTGGAGCGCCGGCCGGGCCAGTGCTCGGGTGGACAGCTGCAGCGCCTGGCTATCGCCCGCGCATTGCTCACGAATCCCCAGGTGTTGATCTGTGATGAATCAACCTCCGCCTTGGACTCGGTAGCCCAACGCCACATTCTGGATCTGCTGCTGGAGCTGCGGGACAAGATGGGGCTGAGTCTTGTGGTCATCTCCCATGACATGGACGTGATCCGCTATGCCAGTGATGATGTGGCGGTGTTCTATGAGGGCGAGCTCGTTGAGCATCGTCCGCTCAACGATTTCTTGACTTACGCGGAGCACCAGCACAGCAAGGACCTCGTCGCTGCACTGGATATCACTGCTGCGGCCACTGCAGCTGGCTAG